One part of the Anaeromyxobacter sp. Fw109-5 genome encodes these proteins:
- a CDS encoding M15 family metallopeptidase — MRLDSELQRLLVGRCSDPMIPFGTSGVRLHREVIPPLEALVAAAAGEGIGLEVASGFREFDRQAKIWNEKARGERPLLDAAESPVDASQLSPEQRVFALLRWTALPGASRHHWGTDLDVFDRSALSPGAEPLLERREAEHGGTFARLHAWLDENLDRFGFFRPYDRDRGGVRPEPWHLSYAPVSRHLQEAFSLELLQGVLGGTELELKEVVLRHIETIYARYVDNVATSSRA; from the coding sequence ATGCGTCTCGACTCGGAGCTGCAGCGGCTGCTCGTCGGCCGTTGCTCCGATCCGATGATCCCGTTCGGAACGAGCGGCGTCCGGCTTCACCGAGAGGTGATCCCGCCGCTCGAAGCGCTGGTCGCCGCCGCGGCCGGCGAAGGCATCGGGCTCGAGGTGGCGAGCGGGTTCCGCGAGTTCGATCGGCAGGCGAAGATCTGGAACGAGAAGGCACGCGGAGAGCGTCCGCTGCTCGACGCCGCCGAGTCTCCGGTCGATGCGAGCCAGCTGTCACCCGAGCAGCGCGTCTTCGCCCTCCTTCGGTGGACCGCGCTCCCCGGAGCGAGCCGCCACCACTGGGGCACCGATCTCGACGTGTTCGACCGAAGCGCGTTGTCGCCCGGGGCCGAACCGCTGCTCGAGCGGCGCGAGGCGGAGCACGGCGGGACGTTCGCGCGTCTACATGCGTGGCTCGACGAGAACCTCGATCGCTTCGGGTTCTTCCGGCCCTATGACCGGGACCGGGGAGGCGTGAGGCCCGAGCCGTGGCACCTCAGTTACGCTCCTGTGTCGCGTCACCTGCAGGAGGCGTTCTCGCTCGAGCTCCTGCAAGGCGTCCTGGGAGGTACCGAGCTCGAGTTGAAGGAAGTGGTGCTCCGGCACATCGAGACCATCTACGCACGATACGTGGACAACGTAGCGACCTCCTCCCGAGCGTAG
- a CDS encoding LUD domain-containing protein gives MDSRSEILKRLRAAAPPPAPLPDPRSETVPYADPLAQLEAALQAVAAVPVRVAGVAALPEAVAAVVAQLGATRIASAVPGAAPGTVRPEELADPHELEGLDLAILPGEFGVAENGAIWVNAAALPHRGVFVVTQHLALVLPAREVVTDMHAAYARIAALPRSYGLFIAGPSKTADIEQALVIGAHGARSCTVFLVG, from the coding sequence GTGGATAGCCGCAGCGAGATCCTGAAGCGGCTGCGCGCCGCCGCGCCCCCGCCGGCGCCGCTCCCCGACCCGCGCAGCGAGACCGTGCCGTACGCGGACCCGCTCGCCCAGCTCGAGGCCGCGCTCCAGGCGGTCGCCGCCGTGCCCGTGCGGGTCGCGGGCGTCGCCGCGCTCCCCGAGGCCGTCGCCGCGGTCGTGGCGCAGCTCGGGGCGACACGGATCGCGTCCGCCGTGCCGGGCGCCGCGCCCGGGACCGTCCGCCCGGAGGAGCTCGCGGATCCGCACGAGCTGGAGGGGCTGGATCTCGCGATCCTGCCCGGTGAGTTCGGGGTCGCGGAGAACGGCGCGATCTGGGTGAACGCGGCCGCGCTCCCCCATCGCGGCGTGTTCGTCGTCACGCAGCACCTCGCGCTCGTGCTCCCCGCGCGCGAGGTCGTGACCGACATGCACGCCGCCTACGCGCGGATCGCCGCGCTGCCGAGGAGCTACGGCCTGTTCATCGCCGGACCGTCGAAGACCGCGGACATCGAGCAGGCGCTCGTCATCGGCGCGCACGGCGCGCGATCGTGCACCGTGTTCCTGGTGGGGTAG
- a CDS encoding HNH endonuclease translates to MPAIAPSALDSTLLAQRLRELAGQERDVQVEFLLHLEVFDRRRAYVEAGYPSLWAYCLEVLHLREGAAGRRIQAMRVLRRFPSLEGALRDGRLCISTVQLLGQVLTEENLPDLVARAAYRTKAEVDHLVASLQARTAPRTGLRKLPDRASAASAPALPLATVHAGPAEPQEAIPAPAAAGGSLPPTVSALPDVPRPKARAETRAVSESGWSLRVTIDRGCKEDLETLTALLSHKIPDGDLAAVLREAIRCAIETHGKRKGAIAPERQRKADGDPRPSAERAAPTGTIPAIVRREVWKRDGGRCAWVAPDGRRCNSRWQLELDHIHPQALGGPSTVENLRVACKSHNLLHAEQTYGREHMDRFRRMGVAGVTPDASGAPPAPQQALWGP, encoded by the coding sequence ATGCCCGCGATCGCCCCTTCCGCCCTCGACTCGACCCTGCTCGCCCAGCGCCTGCGCGAGCTCGCCGGCCAGGAGCGCGACGTCCAGGTCGAGTTCCTCCTCCACCTCGAGGTGTTCGATCGCCGCCGCGCCTACGTGGAGGCCGGCTACCCCTCGCTCTGGGCGTATTGCCTGGAGGTGCTCCACCTGCGCGAGGGCGCGGCCGGGCGACGCATCCAGGCGATGCGGGTGCTGCGCCGGTTCCCCAGTCTCGAGGGCGCGCTTCGGGATGGCCGCCTTTGCATCTCCACCGTCCAGCTGCTCGGCCAGGTGCTGACCGAGGAGAACCTGCCCGACCTCGTCGCCCGGGCCGCCTACCGCACCAAGGCCGAGGTGGATCACCTCGTCGCCTCGCTCCAGGCGCGCACGGCTCCGCGGACGGGCCTGCGCAAGCTGCCCGACCGCGCCTCAGCCGCGAGCGCCCCGGCGCTGCCGCTGGCGACAGTCCATGCCGGACCTGCCGAGCCGCAGGAGGCGATCCCCGCGCCGGCGGCGGCTGGTGGGTCGCTGCCGCCCACGGTCTCCGCGCTGCCCGACGTTCCTCGCCCGAAGGCGCGGGCGGAGACCCGCGCCGTGAGCGAGAGCGGCTGGTCGCTGCGGGTCACCATCGACCGGGGCTGCAAGGAGGACCTCGAGACGCTCACCGCGCTGCTCTCGCACAAGATCCCGGACGGCGATCTCGCGGCGGTGCTCCGCGAGGCCATCCGCTGCGCCATCGAGACGCACGGCAAGCGCAAGGGCGCGATCGCGCCGGAGCGGCAGCGGAAAGCGGACGGGGACCCACGGCCCTCTGCCGAGCGCGCCGCGCCCACGGGCACGATCCCGGCGATAGTGCGGCGCGAGGTCTGGAAGCGCGACGGCGGACGCTGCGCCTGGGTCGCTCCGGACGGGCGGCGCTGCAACAGCCGCTGGCAGCTGGAGCTCGACCACATCCACCCGCAGGCCCTGGGCGGACCCTCGACGGTCGAGAACCTCCGAGTCGCCTGCAAGTCGCACAACCTGTTGCACGCCGAACAGACCTACGGGCGCGAGCACATGGACCGCTTCCGTCGCATGGGCGTCGCCGGGGTGACGCCAGATGCCAGCGGGGCGCCACCAGCGCCGCAGCAGGCCCTGTGGGGACCGTGA
- a CDS encoding pyridoxal-dependent decarboxylase, translating into MTPEEFRRLGHALVDWIAAYRDRLPTLPVMSQVEPGAIRARFPEEPPAEGGRLAEAVAALDDAVLPGITHWNHPGFFAYFPSNTSLASVLGDLVAAGLGAQGMSWQTSPAATEVEEVVMGWLRRMIGLPPAFAGVVQDTASTATFTALLCARERTSGFSQNGAGLQGGGAPLVVYASDQAHSSIEKGALLAGFGKAHLRLVPTDDAHALRLDLLGRAIADDLAAGLRPCALVAATGTTATTALDPVAGMADLAERHGLWLHVDAALAGTAMVLPECRWMWAGVERADSVVFNPHKWMGIGFDFSAYFVRDPQHLVRVMSTNPSYLRTAHDAVVNNFRDWGIPLGRRFRALKGWFHLVDEGVAAMQARLRRDLANAAWLKEQVDAAPGWERLAPVPLQTVCLRHVPAGVADERALAEHNLAIARRVNEGGRAYVTPSVLKGRQMIRVSVGAAATERPDVERVWRELREAAG; encoded by the coding sequence ATGACCCCCGAAGAGTTTCGGCGCCTCGGCCACGCGCTCGTCGACTGGATCGCCGCGTACCGGGATCGCCTCCCCACGCTGCCGGTGATGAGCCAGGTCGAGCCCGGCGCCATCCGGGCGCGCTTCCCCGAGGAGCCGCCCGCGGAGGGCGGCCGGCTCGCCGAGGCGGTCGCCGCGCTCGACGACGCGGTCCTCCCCGGCATCACGCACTGGAACCACCCCGGCTTCTTCGCCTACTTCCCCTCGAACACGAGCCTCGCCTCGGTGCTCGGCGACCTCGTCGCCGCCGGGCTGGGGGCGCAGGGGATGAGCTGGCAGACCTCGCCCGCCGCGACCGAGGTCGAGGAGGTGGTGATGGGCTGGCTCCGGCGGATGATCGGGCTACCGCCCGCGTTCGCGGGGGTCGTGCAGGACACCGCCTCGACCGCGACGTTCACCGCCCTGCTGTGCGCCCGCGAGCGGACGAGCGGCTTCTCCCAGAACGGCGCGGGCCTGCAGGGGGGCGGGGCGCCCCTCGTCGTCTACGCCTCGGACCAGGCGCACAGCTCGATCGAGAAGGGCGCGCTCCTCGCCGGCTTCGGGAAGGCCCACCTGCGGCTCGTTCCGACGGACGACGCGCACGCGCTCCGGCTCGACCTCCTGGGGCGCGCCATCGCCGACGACCTCGCCGCGGGCCTTCGCCCGTGCGCGCTGGTCGCGGCCACGGGCACCACCGCCACGACCGCCCTCGATCCGGTGGCCGGGATGGCGGACCTCGCCGAGCGCCACGGGCTGTGGCTGCACGTCGACGCCGCGCTCGCCGGGACCGCGATGGTGCTGCCGGAGTGCCGCTGGATGTGGGCCGGCGTGGAGCGGGCGGACTCGGTGGTCTTCAACCCGCACAAGTGGATGGGGATCGGCTTCGACTTCAGCGCCTACTTCGTGCGCGACCCGCAGCACCTCGTGCGCGTCATGAGCACGAACCCGTCCTACCTGCGCACCGCCCACGACGCCGTGGTCAACAACTTCCGGGACTGGGGCATCCCGCTCGGCCGCCGCTTCCGGGCGCTGAAAGGCTGGTTCCACCTCGTCGACGAGGGCGTCGCGGCGATGCAGGCGCGCCTCCGCCGCGACCTCGCGAACGCGGCGTGGCTGAAGGAGCAGGTGGACGCGGCGCCCGGCTGGGAGCGGCTCGCGCCGGTGCCGCTCCAGACCGTCTGCCTGCGCCACGTGCCCGCCGGCGTCGCCGACGAGCGCGCCCTCGCGGAGCACAACCTCGCCATCGCGCGGCGGGTGAACGAGGGCGGCCGGGCGTACGTGACGCCGAGCGTCCTCAAGGGGCGCCAGATGATCCGCGTGTCCGTCGGCGCGGCGGCCACGGAGCGCCCCGACGTCGAGCGGGTGTGGAGGGAGCTGCGGGAGGCGGCGGGGTAG
- a CDS encoding serine/threonine-protein kinase codes for MELGSEDAERSGRRTGGGIAHGTVTALLAAIAAAPDDGGHDASSLVPGTSVGRFQVLRELGTGGFGVVYEARDEALGRRVALKMLRPDRSRGAPEARWLVEEAEAAAQLQHPNIVALHDLGMYRGQPYLVFELLTGETLERRLRRGPLPPREALRIALGVASAVAHAHRHGVMHRDLKPGNVFLTDEGSVKVLDFGLAQLVGAEAKRGGTPAYVAPEQWRGEPEDARADVFALGVMLHEMIRGTLPHRRDGGAGGTERSRAGVPNDVPRTLAGVVERMIAPAAEDRLPDFRSVQAALTAVEGHATRRRQRRLALLALGALTVLAMAFSSRWGGDALPTGDVVALAVADVSNETDHAEVDAVSGLLITSLEQSRRLRVMTRSRMLDLLGREGDEGGLELDVTTSLAVARRAGARILLTPVFRRANGGYALVLEARDSVRNLRLFSEVAYARHVQDVPALVDELGARIRVRLGEPRDEIARSSVRVAQSVTPSLAAYALYACARDERWGRLDSTRLRSLLERALTIDPRFALARLELALIESDGTLARAAIRDMMSRVMDGAGVLPERERLLARAFDARMRLDLDGALALYREAIARFPEEKEAYLEAATMLWLDGGFRPEAVPLVEQALRLDPHDRRTRRLHYRLLCGAGRCDEALALAREGVAHVASYSDLRLLYSVHLWRGDREALLDVGRRIAAIHETVPWQSHYPIAAALWANDDYAGADEVVASVADAPPLVLAFMRVAEGRWAEARRVLKGDWSSGYRVPDAAARHVFLLGGIATPEQHRAAARRHCREMEDQCGLTALSGLLAGDVELARESVRATPLPSAAWYRAFVDAWDQLHAGNAVAAVARARAVAKRDVVQGATAAYLTADLCFAAGDWRCALEGYAASRRALADPAPFIHAFLAWTYPRSILRTALAHARLGERDEARAEVERLLSLWRGADADLPMLQEALALRAQLARR; via the coding sequence GTGGAGCTCGGGTCGGAGGACGCGGAGCGCTCCGGCCGCCGGACCGGCGGCGGGATCGCTCACGGGACCGTGACCGCGCTGCTCGCGGCGATCGCCGCTGCTCCGGACGATGGCGGCCACGACGCCTCGTCGCTCGTGCCAGGCACGTCCGTCGGCAGGTTTCAGGTGCTTCGTGAGCTCGGTACGGGCGGCTTCGGCGTCGTGTACGAAGCGCGGGACGAAGCGCTCGGACGCCGAGTCGCGCTGAAGATGCTGAGGCCGGACCGATCGCGCGGCGCGCCGGAGGCGCGCTGGCTCGTCGAGGAGGCCGAGGCCGCCGCGCAGCTCCAGCACCCCAACATCGTCGCCCTCCACGACCTCGGGATGTACCGCGGACAGCCGTACCTCGTGTTCGAGCTGCTCACCGGGGAGACGCTGGAGCGACGGCTGCGGCGCGGGCCGCTGCCGCCGCGCGAGGCGCTCCGGATCGCGCTCGGCGTCGCGTCCGCGGTCGCGCACGCGCACCGCCACGGCGTGATGCACCGGGACCTGAAGCCCGGGAACGTGTTTCTGACGGACGAGGGATCGGTGAAGGTGCTCGACTTCGGGCTCGCGCAGCTCGTCGGCGCAGAGGCCAAGCGCGGGGGCACGCCAGCTTACGTCGCGCCCGAGCAGTGGCGCGGTGAGCCCGAGGACGCCCGCGCCGACGTCTTCGCGCTGGGCGTGATGCTGCACGAGATGATCAGGGGCACGCTCCCGCACCGGCGCGACGGCGGCGCGGGCGGCACGGAGCGCTCACGCGCGGGCGTGCCGAACGACGTGCCCAGGACGCTCGCAGGCGTCGTCGAGCGGATGATCGCTCCTGCCGCAGAAGATCGGCTGCCCGATTTCCGGTCGGTGCAGGCGGCGCTCACCGCCGTGGAGGGCCACGCGACGCGTCGGCGGCAACGGCGCCTCGCCCTGCTGGCGCTGGGGGCGCTCACCGTCCTGGCGATGGCGTTCTCCTCCCGCTGGGGCGGCGACGCGCTGCCGACGGGCGACGTGGTCGCGCTCGCGGTCGCCGACGTGTCCAACGAGACGGATCATGCGGAGGTGGACGCCGTCTCCGGCCTCCTCATCACCTCCCTCGAGCAATCCCGTCGCCTCAGGGTCATGACGCGTAGCCGGATGCTCGACCTGCTCGGGCGCGAGGGAGACGAGGGCGGCCTCGAGCTCGACGTCACGACCTCCCTCGCGGTGGCGCGCCGCGCGGGCGCCCGGATCTTGCTGACGCCCGTGTTCAGAAGAGCGAATGGCGGGTACGCGTTGGTGCTCGAGGCTCGCGACAGCGTCCGCAACCTACGCCTGTTCTCCGAGGTCGCCTACGCGCGCCACGTGCAGGACGTCCCCGCGCTGGTGGACGAGCTCGGGGCGCGGATCCGCGTGCGCCTCGGGGAGCCGCGCGACGAGATCGCGCGGTCATCGGTGAGGGTCGCGCAGTCCGTCACCCCGAGCCTGGCGGCCTACGCGCTCTACGCGTGCGCCCGCGACGAGCGGTGGGGGCGCCTCGACTCGACGCGGCTCCGCTCACTCCTCGAGCGCGCCCTCACGATCGATCCACGCTTCGCGCTCGCGCGGCTCGAGCTCGCCCTCATCGAGTCCGACGGGACGCTCGCGCGGGCGGCGATCCGCGACATGATGTCCCGCGTGATGGACGGGGCCGGCGTGCTCCCCGAGAGGGAGCGGCTCCTCGCCCGCGCGTTCGACGCGCGGATGCGCCTCGACCTCGATGGCGCGCTCGCGCTCTACCGCGAGGCCATCGCCCGCTTTCCGGAGGAGAAGGAGGCGTACCTCGAGGCGGCGACGATGCTCTGGCTCGACGGCGGCTTTCGTCCCGAGGCGGTGCCGCTCGTCGAGCAGGCCCTCCGGCTGGACCCGCACGATCGCAGGACACGGCGGCTCCACTACCGGCTCCTCTGCGGCGCGGGGCGGTGCGACGAGGCGCTGGCGCTCGCGCGGGAGGGCGTCGCTCACGTCGCGTCCTACTCGGACCTGAGGCTGCTCTACTCCGTGCACCTGTGGCGCGGCGATCGTGAGGCGCTCCTCGACGTGGGGCGACGCATCGCCGCCATTCACGAGACGGTACCGTGGCAGTCTCACTACCCGATCGCCGCGGCGCTGTGGGCGAACGACGACTACGCCGGCGCCGACGAGGTCGTCGCGAGCGTCGCGGACGCGCCCCCGCTCGTCCTGGCCTTCATGCGCGTCGCCGAGGGGCGGTGGGCCGAGGCGCGCCGGGTCCTGAAGGGGGACTGGTCGAGCGGCTACCGCGTCCCGGACGCCGCAGCGCGCCACGTCTTCCTCCTCGGCGGGATCGCCACGCCCGAGCAGCACCGCGCGGCGGCGCGGCGCCACTGCCGCGAGATGGAGGACCAGTGCGGCCTCACCGCGCTGAGCGGGCTCCTCGCGGGCGACGTCGAGCTCGCGCGAGAGAGCGTCCGCGCGACGCCGCTCCCGAGCGCCGCCTGGTACCGCGCCTTCGTCGACGCGTGGGACCAGCTCCACGCGGGCAACGCCGTGGCGGCCGTCGCCCGCGCGCGCGCCGTCGCGAAGCGCGACGTGGTGCAGGGCGCGACCGCGGCGTACCTGACCGCCGACCTGTGCTTCGCGGCGGGCGACTGGCGGTGCGCGCTGGAGGGGTACGCCGCGTCGCGACGCGCGCTCGCGGATCCCGCGCCGTTCATCCACGCGTTCCTCGCGTGGACCTACCCGCGGTCCATCCTGCGCACGGCGCTCGCGCACGCGCGGCTCGGGGAACGCGACGAGGCGCGCGCCGAGGTCGAGCGCCTGCTGTCCCTGTGGCGTGGCGCAGACGCCGATCTCCCGATGCTGCAAGAGGCGCTGGCGCTCCGGGCGCAGCTCGCGCGGCGCTGA
- a CDS encoding ATP-grasp domain-containing protein, which yields MTTSAGELLLLVPTTSYRLDDFQAAARRLGVPLLVGSDLCHKIEDTFGAQPDLIPLDYRRPARAAEQVAEAAAGRHIRGIVPASDATAVIAALAAERLGLPYNPPEAARRAANKHAMRSALRAAGVAVPDFALHDLHSDPEIAARATPYPCVLKPLIFSASRGVIRADDPAGFVAAWRRIARLLSDTKAERRPREEDESREVLVESFVPGAEVALEGLLRGGALEVLALFDKPDPLDGPYFEETLYVTPSRHPATLQREIERVVADGARALGLREGPLHAELRLSPAGPVVLEIAARSIGGLCSRALRFGAGLTLEEVLVAHAMGLPLESLHREQRASGVMMIPIPRRGILHAVRGVEAARAVPGVVDLVVTAEPGREVVPLPEGEAYLGFLFAKAETPAEVEAALREAHRRLELDIRAPLPTV from the coding sequence ATGACGACCTCCGCTGGCGAGCTCCTCCTCCTCGTCCCCACCACGAGCTACCGGCTCGACGACTTCCAGGCCGCCGCACGGCGGCTGGGGGTGCCGCTCCTGGTCGGGAGCGATCTCTGCCACAAGATCGAGGACACCTTCGGGGCGCAGCCGGACCTCATCCCGCTCGACTACCGCCGGCCGGCGCGCGCGGCGGAGCAGGTCGCCGAGGCGGCGGCGGGGCGTCACATCCGCGGGATCGTTCCGGCGAGCGACGCGACGGCGGTCATCGCGGCGCTCGCGGCGGAGCGGCTGGGGCTCCCGTACAACCCCCCGGAGGCGGCGCGCCGCGCCGCGAACAAGCACGCGATGCGCAGCGCGCTGCGGGCCGCCGGGGTGGCGGTGCCGGACTTCGCGCTGCACGACCTCCACTCCGACCCGGAGATCGCGGCGCGGGCGACGCCGTATCCGTGCGTCCTGAAGCCGCTCATCTTCTCGGCCAGCCGCGGGGTCATCCGCGCGGACGATCCCGCCGGGTTCGTGGCCGCCTGGCGGCGCATCGCGCGGCTGCTCTCCGACACGAAGGCAGAGCGGCGGCCGCGCGAGGAGGACGAGTCGCGCGAGGTGCTCGTCGAGTCGTTCGTGCCCGGCGCGGAGGTGGCGCTGGAGGGGCTCCTCCGCGGCGGCGCGCTGGAGGTGCTGGCGCTCTTCGACAAGCCCGATCCGCTCGACGGCCCGTACTTCGAGGAGACCCTCTACGTCACCCCGTCGCGCCACCCGGCCACGCTGCAGCGCGAGATCGAGCGCGTGGTCGCCGACGGCGCGCGCGCCCTCGGCCTGCGAGAGGGGCCGCTGCACGCCGAGCTGCGGCTCTCGCCCGCGGGTCCGGTGGTGCTGGAGATCGCGGCCCGCTCCATCGGCGGGCTCTGCTCGCGGGCGCTGCGCTTCGGCGCGGGGCTCACGCTCGAGGAGGTGCTGGTGGCGCACGCGATGGGGCTGCCGCTCGAGTCGCTCCACCGCGAGCAGCGCGCGTCGGGCGTCATGATGATCCCGATCCCGCGGCGCGGGATCCTCCACGCCGTGCGCGGCGTGGAGGCGGCGCGAGCGGTGCCGGGCGTCGTGGACCTCGTCGTCACCGCCGAGCCGGGTCGCGAGGTGGTGCCGCTGCCGGAGGGGGAGGCGTACCTGGGCTTCCTGTTCGCGAAGGCCGAGACGCCCGCCGAGGTGGAGGCGGCGCTCCGCGAGGCGCACCGCCGGCTCGAGCTCGACATCCGCGCGCCGCTGCCGACCGTCTGA
- a CDS encoding glycosyltransferase, whose translation MRIAEIINSFDIGGGEVQLLELLRGLMRRHRLSVHALELRGPLLPSVRSLGFEPDGHPLGGSLASRGALRAIAELARTFRRDAVQVVHAHDFYSAFVAVPAARLAGAGVVVGRLDLGHLQSPAQRAVLAGLSHAADAVIANCGAIFDLVIGDERVPPERVSLIRNGIDLAAFDAARERPLALPLPETTGRPLAVIVANMRHEVKRQEDFLRAVSLARRERPELAAFLVGEGERVDGLKALAARLGLEGHAFFLGRRPDVPAVLARAAVGVLSSAQEGLSNAVIEGMAAGLPMVVTDAGGNGELVRDGERGLVVPVGQPEALARAIVEVISEPERARAFGQAGRRFVEREITVDRMVAEHERLYRRVAAERPGLARSVARAGGGARRVATGGLGFLRHRAAARAVGDGSARDLR comes from the coding sequence TTGCGCATCGCCGAGATCATCAACTCGTTCGACATCGGAGGCGGAGAGGTCCAGCTGCTCGAGCTCCTGCGGGGGCTGATGCGGCGACATCGACTCTCCGTGCACGCGCTCGAGCTGCGCGGGCCGCTCCTCCCCAGCGTCCGCTCTCTCGGCTTCGAGCCGGACGGGCATCCGCTCGGCGGCTCGCTCGCCAGCAGGGGGGCCCTGAGGGCCATCGCGGAGCTCGCGCGCACCTTTCGCCGGGACGCGGTGCAGGTCGTGCACGCGCATGACTTCTACTCCGCGTTCGTCGCCGTCCCCGCCGCGCGGCTGGCCGGGGCCGGGGTGGTGGTGGGGCGGCTCGACCTGGGGCACCTGCAGAGCCCCGCGCAGCGGGCGGTCCTCGCCGGGCTGTCACACGCCGCGGACGCGGTGATCGCCAACTGCGGCGCCATCTTCGACCTCGTCATCGGCGACGAGCGGGTGCCGCCCGAGCGAGTCTCGCTCATCCGGAACGGGATCGACCTCGCCGCGTTCGACGCCGCGCGCGAGCGTCCGCTCGCGCTGCCGCTGCCGGAGACGACCGGGCGTCCGCTCGCCGTCATCGTCGCGAACATGCGCCACGAGGTGAAGCGGCAGGAGGACTTCCTCCGCGCGGTATCCCTGGCGCGCCGCGAGCGGCCGGAGCTCGCCGCGTTCCTCGTCGGCGAAGGTGAGCGCGTCGACGGGCTGAAGGCGCTGGCGGCGAGGCTCGGCCTGGAGGGCCACGCGTTCTTCCTCGGCCGGCGCCCCGACGTGCCGGCCGTGCTCGCCCGCGCCGCCGTGGGCGTGCTGTCGTCGGCCCAGGAAGGGCTCTCGAACGCCGTCATCGAGGGGATGGCGGCTGGACTGCCGATGGTGGTCACCGACGCGGGCGGGAACGGCGAGCTCGTCCGGGACGGGGAGCGCGGCCTCGTCGTCCCGGTCGGCCAGCCGGAGGCGCTCGCGCGCGCCATCGTCGAGGTGATCTCGGAGCCGGAGCGCGCGCGGGCCTTCGGCCAGGCCGGCCGGCGGTTCGTGGAGCGCGAGATCACCGTGGACCGGATGGTCGCCGAGCACGAGCGGCTGTACCGGCGCGTCGCGGCGGAGCGTCCCGGCCTGGCGCGCTCCGTGGCGCGGGCCGGCGGCGGCGCGCGGCGGGTCGCCACCGGCGGACTCGGCTTCCTGCGACACCGGGCGGCGGCGCGGGCGGTCGGCGATGGCTCCGCGCGCGACCTGCGCTGA
- a CDS encoding RNA polymerase sigma factor: MYLDPANLEARSRALLAAGDDRAAATMVLRELGPQVVRYLRSVLRHEDDAAEAFSSFAEDLWRGLPAFRWEAPLRSWVFRVAWHAALAVRNDAFRRHGRRLETGEASALAAEIHTTAARVELQRRALGALRDALSPEEQSLLALRVDQQLPWEEVAVVLTGEADARSVAALRKRFERLKERIARLARERGVLE, encoded by the coding sequence GTGTACCTGGATCCGGCGAACCTCGAGGCGAGGAGCCGCGCGCTCCTGGCGGCGGGAGACGACCGAGCGGCAGCCACGATGGTCCTGCGCGAGCTGGGCCCCCAGGTGGTGCGCTACCTGCGCTCCGTGCTTCGCCACGAGGACGACGCCGCGGAGGCGTTCTCCTCCTTCGCCGAGGATCTCTGGCGCGGGCTCCCGGCGTTTCGCTGGGAGGCCCCCCTGCGCAGCTGGGTGTTCCGCGTCGCCTGGCACGCGGCGCTCGCGGTGCGGAACGACGCCTTCCGGCGGCACGGCCGGCGGCTCGAGACCGGGGAGGCGTCCGCCCTGGCGGCGGAGATCCACACGACGGCCGCGCGCGTCGAGCTGCAGCGCCGCGCGCTCGGCGCGCTCCGCGACGCGCTCTCTCCCGAGGAGCAGTCGCTGCTCGCCCTGCGGGTGGATCAGCAGCTGCCGTGGGAGGAGGTCGCGGTCGTCCTGACGGGAGAGGCCGACGCGCGGAGCGTCGCGGCGCTGCGGAAGCGCTTCGAGCGGCTGAAGGAGCGCATCGCCCGGCTCGCGCGAGAGCGCGGCGTCCTCGAGTGA
- a CDS encoding NAD-dependent epimerase/dehydratase family protein, whose translation MDVLVIGGNRFVGWLLGFRLLAAGHQVTLLNRGRLADPFGGRVDRIVADRTSRDLDRLLQGRRFDAVVDLAAFTGEDGRRASQLFAGCGHYVMVSTGQVYLVREEAPRPAREEDYDGRVMGRPPDPADIADWEYGLGKRACEDALAEAHAASGFPATRVRIPMVNGERDYHRRLETYLWRLVDGGPVILPDGGEHRVRHVYGGEVARFLAELLGRTETFGKAYNVAQHETPTLAELMAILRHHLGSRADVVAIPSEKIRAAGLEPLRLSPYSGRWMSFLDPSRAHAELGFRHEALEIYLGKIVASFLAHPPSDRPEGYARRDIERALAAPGVGPTA comes from the coding sequence GTGGACGTCCTCGTCATCGGCGGCAACCGGTTCGTCGGCTGGCTCCTGGGGTTCAGGCTCCTCGCCGCTGGCCACCAGGTCACGCTCCTCAACCGCGGCCGCCTGGCGGACCCGTTCGGCGGGCGCGTCGATCGCATCGTCGCCGACCGCACCTCGCGCGACCTCGACCGCCTGCTGCAGGGCCGCCGCTTCGACGCCGTCGTGGATCTCGCCGCGTTCACGGGAGAGGACGGCCGGCGCGCCTCGCAGCTCTTCGCCGGCTGCGGCCACTACGTGATGGTCTCGACGGGCCAGGTCTACCTGGTGCGCGAGGAGGCGCCGCGGCCGGCGCGGGAGGAGGACTACGACGGGCGGGTGATGGGAAGGCCTCCGGATCCCGCCGACATCGCCGACTGGGAGTACGGGCTCGGCAAGCGCGCCTGCGAGGACGCGCTCGCCGAGGCCCACGCCGCGAGCGGGTTCCCGGCGACGCGCGTGCGCATCCCGATGGTGAACGGCGAGCGCGACTACCACCGCCGCCTGGAGACGTACCTCTGGCGGCTCGTGGACGGCGGTCCCGTCATCCTGCCGGACGGGGGCGAGCACCGCGTCCGGCACGTCTACGGCGGCGAGGTGGCGCGCTTCCTCGCGGAGCTCCTCGGCCGCACCGAGACGTTCGGGAAGGCCTACAACGTCGCGCAGCACGAGACGCCGACCCTCGCCGAGCTCATGGCGATCCTGCGGCACCACCTCGGCAGCCGCGCCGACGTGGTCGCGATCCCCTCCGAGAAGATCCGGGCAGCAGGCCTCGAGCCGCTGCGGCTCTCCCCCTACAGCGGCCGGTGGATGTCGTTCCTCGACCCGTCGCGCGCGCACGCCGAGCTCGGCTTCCGGCACGAGGCGCTCGAGATCTACCTCGGCAAGATCGTCGCGAGCTTCCTCGCCCACCCTCCCTCGGACAGGCCCGAGGGATACGCGCGCCGCGACATCGAGCGCGCGCTCGCGGCGCCCGGGGTCGGCCCCACCGCGTGA